A part of Deinococcus detaillensis genomic DNA contains:
- the nuoH gene encoding NADH-quinone oxidoreductase subunit NuoH, with protein sequence MPDTAWWLDLLWTVVKGVLVALALLTTFAYMTLIERRLLARMQIRWGPNRVGPMGLLQPLADAIKSIFKEDLRITKADQLVYTLAPLIAITCALTAFGGIPAGPAGSFFGLNPWVYSLDVGVIGLLAITSMGVYGIFLGGWASGSKYPLLGGLRSAAQIISYELGMGLSILGLLMLVGNASFQSIIGWQATNGWLIVFQVFAFATFLVSSFAEVNRTPFDLPEAEQELVAGYLTEYSAIKWALFQMAEYVNMITASALMATLFFGGYKGPVFLDGLIPGISNWPFIWLILKIAFFLFLFIWVRATLPRMRYDQLMRFGWKLIFPLSLANTVITGFYLTYFRGAGLWPLAILGVIGVVLLIVMSDRARRLWNTPTHRPGTERPTRPVGGD encoded by the coding sequence ATGCCCGACACTGCTTGGTGGCTCGATCTGCTCTGGACGGTGGTGAAGGGCGTGCTGGTGGCTCTGGCCCTGCTGACCACCTTTGCTTACATGACCCTGATCGAGCGGCGTTTGCTGGCCCGTATGCAGATCCGCTGGGGGCCGAACCGCGTCGGGCCGATGGGTCTGTTGCAACCGCTGGCCGACGCCATCAAGAGCATCTTCAAAGAAGATCTGCGGATCACCAAGGCCGATCAGCTCGTCTACACTCTCGCGCCGTTGATCGCCATCACCTGCGCCCTCACCGCCTTTGGCGGCATTCCGGCTGGCCCGGCGGGCAGCTTCTTCGGTCTCAACCCCTGGGTCTATAGCCTAGACGTCGGTGTGATCGGCCTGCTGGCGATTACCAGCATGGGCGTCTACGGCATTTTCCTGGGCGGCTGGGCCTCGGGTTCCAAATACCCGCTGCTGGGCGGCCTCCGAAGTGCGGCGCAGATCATCTCCTACGAACTCGGCATGGGCCTGAGCATCCTGGGCCTGCTGATGCTGGTCGGCAACGCTTCGTTTCAGTCGATCATCGGCTGGCAAGCCACCAACGGCTGGCTGATCGTCTTTCAGGTCTTCGCCTTCGCCACCTTTCTGGTCAGCAGCTTTGCCGAAGTCAACCGCACCCCCTTTGACCTGCCCGAAGCCGAGCAGGAACTGGTGGCGGGTTACCTGACCGAGTATTCGGCGATCAAATGGGCGCTCTTTCAGATGGCCGAGTACGTCAATATGATCACCGCCTCGGCGCTGATGGCCACGCTGTTTTTCGGCGGCTACAAAGGGCCGGTTTTCCTAGACGGCCTGATTCCCGGCATCTCCAACTGGCCCTTCATCTGGCTGATTCTCAAAATTGCCTTCTTCCTGTTCCTGTTCATCTGGGTGCGGGCCACCCTGCCCCGGATGCGCTACGACCAACTGATGCGCTTTGGCTGGAAGCTGATCTTCCCGCTGTCGCTGGCCAACACCGTTATCACCGGCTTTTACCTGACCTACTTTCGTGGGGCGGGCCTGTGGCCGCTGGCGATTCTGGGCGTCATCGGCGTGGTGCTGCTCATCGTCATGAGTGACCGCGCCCGCCGCCTCTGGAACACGCCCACCCACCGGCCCGGCACCGAGCGGCCCACCCGGCCTGTCGGGGGGGACTGA
- the nuoG gene encoding NADH-quinone oxidoreductase subunit NuoG: MKVHVDGISLDLPAGTSAIDAVFQAGKDVPYFCAHPYLSPVGACRMCLIESGSPRKNPDGSFIMEGEGDAATPKIFWFPKPMAACTMMATEGMQIKTAATSEIVAKSQAGMMEFTLLNHPLDCPTCDKGGACELQDRAFEYGYGASRFGFDRRHAEKHYPLSDYVILDQERCIHCKRCVRYFEEVPGQEVLDFIERGSHTFIDTAEGGLPVGFQGNITDICPVGALLDNVARFRGRNWEYDHTHTTCTLCPVGCSITVDARNGSLERIVAGENREVNEAWICDAGRFGHVFASENRLTTPMIRNEDGELVAATWDQAVDAIRAGMAGLDAHDLAIFLNADSTLEEGIAAEAFVGLTGLASVDYWPRQATYGTDAPTLTEIAQSDGVVVLGADLGEEAPILELRILEMLRGGILPAEFHHGTAIADLRLVERPARKREKLAVISSKPSRLSEQAGFSAQMDAATALAGLTGSSDNAAVSAAANLLKTAERPILVLGAEALASLSGAARSALQTLTQRTKTRILALPAGANARGLASLNLVPRSGGLRYDQLSQARVALISRLNPLAEGQSRPRFLISHDTHLTATALQADVILPAVTNYEKRGITVNLEGRLLPLRPAALKNGEAADFIRALSIVAEALEIKTSIRGIRSAQNLLSERLGVNVAELPIHGLIAPLGMRYDAPAAPYTPLLWKEGMKRSDPVYHAGMIELPMASTPTFVAGDD, from the coding sequence ATGAAAGTTCATGTAGACGGCATTTCCCTAGACCTCCCTGCCGGAACGTCCGCCATTGACGCGGTGTTTCAGGCCGGAAAAGATGTGCCGTATTTCTGCGCCCATCCTTACCTCTCGCCCGTCGGTGCGTGCCGGATGTGCCTCATCGAGTCCGGCAGCCCGCGCAAAAATCCGGATGGCAGCTTCATCATGGAAGGCGAGGGCGACGCGGCCACGCCCAAAATCTTCTGGTTTCCCAAGCCGATGGCCGCCTGCACCATGATGGCCACCGAGGGCATGCAGATCAAAACCGCCGCCACCAGTGAAATCGTTGCCAAGTCGCAGGCCGGCATGATGGAGTTCACGCTGCTCAACCACCCACTCGACTGCCCGACTTGTGACAAGGGCGGAGCCTGCGAACTGCAAGACCGCGCCTTCGAATACGGCTACGGTGCAAGTCGTTTCGGCTTTGACCGCCGCCATGCCGAGAAGCACTACCCACTTTCCGACTACGTGATCCTGGATCAGGAGCGCTGCATTCACTGCAAGCGCTGCGTGCGTTACTTCGAGGAAGTGCCGGGCCAGGAAGTCCTCGACTTCATTGAGCGCGGCAGCCACACCTTCATTGACACGGCGGAGGGCGGCTTGCCAGTCGGCTTTCAGGGCAACATCACCGACATCTGCCCGGTGGGAGCGCTGCTCGATAACGTGGCCCGTTTTCGTGGCCGCAACTGGGAATACGACCACACCCATACCACCTGTACGCTGTGTCCGGTGGGCTGCTCCATCACGGTGGACGCCCGCAATGGCAGCCTGGAGCGCATCGTGGCCGGTGAAAACCGCGAGGTCAACGAGGCGTGGATCTGCGACGCGGGCCGCTTCGGGCACGTGTTCGCCTCCGAGAACCGCCTGACCACCCCGATGATCCGCAACGAGGACGGCGAACTGGTTGCCGCCACCTGGGATCAAGCGGTAGACGCCATCCGGGCAGGCATGGCCGGGCTGGACGCGCACGACCTGGCCATTTTCCTCAATGCCGATTCCACTTTGGAAGAAGGTATCGCTGCCGAAGCCTTCGTGGGGCTGACCGGACTGGCCAGCGTCGATTACTGGCCGCGTCAGGCCACTTACGGCACCGACGCCCCCACGTTGACCGAAATCGCGCAGTCAGACGGTGTTGTCGTGCTGGGAGCCGATCTGGGCGAGGAAGCCCCCATCTTGGAACTCCGCATTCTGGAAATGCTGCGCGGCGGGATTTTGCCGGCTGAGTTTCATCACGGCACCGCCATCGCCGATCTCCGGTTGGTGGAGCGCCCCGCCCGCAAGCGTGAGAAGCTGGCGGTTATTTCATCCAAACCCAGCCGCCTCAGCGAGCAGGCCGGATTCAGCGCTCAGATGGACGCCGCCACCGCGTTGGCGGGCCTGACGGGTAGCTCCGACAATGCTGCCGTGAGCGCCGCTGCCAACCTCCTCAAAACCGCCGAGCGCCCGATTCTGGTGCTAGGCGCGGAAGCATTAGCCAGTCTCAGCGGCGCGGCCCGCAGCGCTCTGCAAACACTCACCCAGCGCACAAAGACCCGCATTCTGGCTTTGCCTGCCGGAGCCAATGCACGCGGACTGGCCTCGCTGAACTTGGTGCCGCGTTCCGGCGGTCTGCGCTACGACCAACTGTCGCAGGCACGGGTGGCGCTGATCAGCCGCCTCAATCCGCTGGCGGAAGGGCAAAGCCGCCCCCGCTTCCTGATCTCCCACGACACCCACCTGACCGCCACCGCCCTGCAAGCCGACGTGATTTTGCCCGCCGTGACCAACTACGAAAAGCGCGGCATCACCGTCAACCTGGAAGGCCGCCTGCTGCCGCTGCGCCCCGCCGCCCTCAAAAACGGTGAGGCAGCCGACTTCATCCGCGCCCTGAGCATCGTGGCCGAAGCGCTGGAAATCAAAACCAGCATTCGCGGCATCCGCAGCGCCCAGAACTTGCTCAGCGAGCGGCTGGGCGTCAACGTGGCCGAACTGCCTATTCACGGGCTGATCGCTCCGCTGGGGATGCGCTATGACGCGCCCGCCGCACCGTATACCCCGCTTCTCTGGAAGGAAGGCATGAAACGCAGCGACCCCGTCTACCACGCCGGAATGATTGAACTCCCGATGGCCTCCACCCCCACGTTCGTGGCCGGTGACGACTGA
- the nuoF gene encoding NADH-quinone oxidoreductase subunit NuoF, giving the protein MTIAPPRPVTSGKDPRFAPTLYANVGRPESWTLQSYLLSGGYQAVQRAFAIGNDAVIDEVKKSGLRGRGGAGFATGLKWSFMPLNDGKPHLILCNADESEPGTFKDRYLMSEDPHQLIEGMIIGGFAMRASLGYIYIRGEYVQAAERIWAAIVEAREAGFLGKNILGSGFDFDLQLHRGAGAYICGEETALMNSLEGLRANPRLKPPFPAASGLYGLPTTINNVETFCAATQILKYGWEWHAGMGTEKSKGTKLFQISGPVARPGIYELPLGTTFRELIFDWAGGPLEDIKVIIPGGSSCMMLPYTEAILDTGMDYEALAAAGSSLGTGGVTLIPKADCIVNATWNLVRFYAHESCGKCTPCREGIGSWMVRMYEKQVRGQGQPGDVQLILDMCDNIGGRSFCALADACLSPVMSSIKLFRDEYDSLANTGKPIYPARNRWRDA; this is encoded by the coding sequence ATGACCATCGCTCCCCCCAGACCCGTGACCAGCGGCAAAGATCCCCGCTTTGCGCCGACGCTGTACGCCAACGTGGGCCGCCCCGAAAGCTGGACGCTTCAGAGTTATCTGTTGTCCGGCGGCTACCAAGCGGTGCAGCGGGCCTTTGCCATTGGCAACGACGCGGTGATTGACGAAGTTAAGAAGTCGGGCCTACGCGGGCGCGGCGGCGCGGGCTTTGCCACCGGTCTCAAGTGGTCGTTCATGCCGCTGAACGACGGCAAGCCGCACCTGATTTTGTGCAACGCCGACGAATCCGAACCCGGCACTTTCAAAGACCGCTATCTGATGTCTGAAGACCCTCACCAATTGATCGAGGGCATGATCATCGGCGGTTTCGCCATGCGGGCCTCTCTGGGTTACATCTATATCCGGGGCGAATACGTGCAGGCCGCCGAGCGCATCTGGGCCGCCATCGTTGAAGCGCGGGAAGCTGGTTTCCTGGGCAAAAATATTCTCGGCAGCGGCTTTGATTTCGATCTGCAACTCCACCGGGGCGCGGGCGCGTACATCTGCGGCGAAGAAACTGCGCTGATGAACAGTCTGGAAGGGCTGCGGGCCAATCCGCGCCTCAAGCCGCCGTTCCCCGCCGCCTCGGGCCTTTACGGGCTGCCCACCACCATCAACAACGTCGAAACATTCTGTGCCGCCACCCAGATTCTGAAATACGGCTGGGAATGGCACGCGGGCATGGGCACCGAGAAGAGCAAGGGCACCAAGCTGTTTCAAATTTCCGGCCCCGTCGCCCGGCCCGGCATCTACGAGTTGCCGTTGGGCACGACCTTCCGCGAACTGATTTTTGACTGGGCGGGCGGGCCGCTGGAAGACATCAAGGTGATTATTCCCGGCGGGAGCAGTTGCATGATGCTGCCGTATACCGAGGCGATTCTCGACACCGGCATGGACTACGAAGCGCTGGCGGCGGCGGGCAGTTCTCTCGGCACCGGCGGCGTCACCCTGATCCCCAAAGCTGACTGTATCGTCAACGCCACCTGGAACCTTGTTCGTTTTTACGCCCACGAATCCTGCGGTAAATGCACGCCCTGCCGCGAGGGTATCGGCAGTTGGATGGTCAGGATGTACGAGAAACAGGTGCGCGGTCAGGGGCAACCCGGCGACGTGCAACTGATCTTGGACATGTGCGACAACATCGGCGGCAGAAGCTTCTGTGCTCTGGCCGACGCTTGCCTCTCTCCCGTGATGAGCAGCATCAAGCTATTTAGAGACGAGTACGACTCGCTGGCGAATACTGGCAAACCCATTTATCCGGCACGGAATCGGTGGCGGGACGCGTGA
- the nuoE gene encoding NADH-quinone oxidoreductase subunit NuoE has translation MTQAQTASLVHYFADKQPLVADIFSRYPNSPQGKRSALMPLLREVQDAEGFVHESRLAEIAALCGTTPTEVRSVMSFYSTYHTLPTGKYHLQVCSTLMCALSGSDELWDYLVETLDVQPGEVTPDGYFSLQKVECLGSCGTAPVMQLNDEGYYESVTRARCDHLLQAMRLGSALAVDHHPVPVVVAEDGRQYLSSGEAAGGSTDALYPLPHQAAANGNPS, from the coding sequence GTGACCCAAGCCCAGACTGCTTCCCTTGTTCACTACTTTGCCGATAAACAACCCCTGGTTGCTGATATCTTCAGCCGCTACCCCAACTCGCCGCAGGGCAAGAGAAGTGCTTTGATGCCGCTGCTGCGCGAAGTCCAAGACGCTGAGGGCTTCGTTCACGAATCGCGGCTGGCCGAAATCGCTGCGCTGTGCGGCACCACCCCCACCGAAGTCCGCAGCGTCATGAGCTTTTACTCCACCTATCACACCCTGCCCACCGGCAAGTACCACCTGCAAGTCTGCTCCACGCTGATGTGTGCGCTTTCGGGCAGCGACGAGCTGTGGGATTACCTGGTCGAAACACTAGACGTGCAGCCGGGTGAAGTCACGCCGGACGGTTATTTCAGCTTGCAAAAGGTGGAGTGCCTGGGCAGTTGCGGCACCGCGCCTGTGATGCAACTCAACGATGAGGGCTACTACGAATCCGTGACCCGCGCCCGCTGCGACCATCTGCTTCAGGCCATGCGGCTGGGAAGCGCACTGGCCGTAGACCATCATCCGGTGCCCGTGGTCGTCGCTGAAGACGGACGCCAGTACCTCTCCAGCGGCGAGGCGGCGGGCGGCAGTACTGACGCTTTGTACCCGCTGCCCCATCAAGCAGCGGCCAACGGGAACCCATCATGA
- a CDS encoding DinB family protein, which translates to MSVPELILESFSRNARVNTAVLDHLSDADLNISDGQGGMSVVEQLAHMAGFRKDWLNEISPAHADAIEFELGPNNTLTTRDPGELRRAFTESDSAVLAAVEAALNEYRNFEGQYESHPVHFLQHTLVHDAHHRGQLMTLLRQGGHTAEQMAALESATWPIWRE; encoded by the coding sequence GTGAGCGTACCTGAGCTGATCTTGGAATCCTTTTCGCGCAATGCCAGAGTCAATACGGCTGTGCTGGATCACCTCTCCGACGCCGATCTGAACATCTCCGACGGTCAGGGCGGAATGAGCGTCGTGGAGCAACTGGCGCACATGGCAGGCTTTCGTAAGGACTGGCTCAACGAGATTTCGCCTGCCCATGCGGACGCGATTGAGTTTGAGCTGGGGCCGAACAATACGCTCACCACCCGTGATCCCGGCGAGTTGCGTCGCGCCTTTACTGAAAGTGACAGCGCCGTGCTGGCTGCTGTGGAAGCTGCGCTCAACGAGTACCGGAACTTTGAAGGCCAGTACGAAAGCCATCCGGTGCATTTTTTGCAGCACACCCTCGTCCACGACGCCCACCACCGGGGCCAGCTGATGACCCTGCTGCGGCAAGGCGGGCACACCGCCGAGCAGATGGCCGCGTTGGAAAGTGCTACTTGGCCGATTTGGAGAGAATGA
- the nuoD gene encoding NADH dehydrogenase (quinone) subunit D — MQPDHQESSRPERVGSLTAQSGALMHTEIMSLNVGPQHPSTHGVLRLVVDMDGEYVIKVTPHMGYLHTGFEKTFEHRTYQQGVTYAPRTDYLHSFGHELAYVLGVEKLMQAEVPERATTVRVLLHELGRIHSHLVFIGTALMDLGAITPFFYCFREKEAVQDLFEEVCGYRMNQGYFRVGGLSRDIPDGWTDNVQKFVDTFDKHVDEYASLFVTNPIFLDRAVGVGVIPADVAIDLGLTGPNLRASGVPLDHRKANPYCGFETYDFNVPVSQAGDSQARFVLRLDEMRESAKIVRQALKRLKPGPVKDPNRKISLPPRHELETSMEAVIHHFKLVTEGFHPPIGEVYVPVETARGEVGYYIISDGGSMPYRVKIRAPSFVNLQALEYACVGGQFADLITILATIDPVLGDVDR, encoded by the coding sequence ATGCAGCCCGACCATCAGGAAAGCAGCCGCCCGGAGCGGGTCGGATCGCTGACCGCGCAGTCCGGGGCACTGATGCACACCGAGATCATGAGCCTGAACGTGGGGCCGCAGCACCCCAGCACCCACGGCGTTTTGCGTCTGGTAGTGGATATGGACGGCGAATACGTCATCAAGGTGACGCCGCACATGGGCTACCTGCACACCGGCTTCGAAAAGACGTTTGAGCACCGCACCTACCAGCAGGGCGTGACTTACGCGCCGCGCACCGATTACCTGCACTCGTTCGGCCATGAGCTGGCCTATGTGCTGGGTGTGGAAAAACTGATGCAGGCCGAGGTGCCCGAACGCGCCACTACTGTGCGGGTGCTGCTGCACGAACTGGGCCGAATTCACTCGCACTTGGTGTTCATCGGCACGGCTTTGATGGATTTGGGCGCGATCACGCCGTTTTTCTACTGCTTTCGCGAAAAAGAAGCGGTGCAAGACCTCTTTGAAGAAGTCTGCGGCTACCGGATGAATCAGGGCTACTTCCGGGTGGGCGGGTTGTCGCGCGATATTCCTGACGGTTGGACCGACAACGTGCAGAAGTTTGTCGACACCTTCGACAAGCACGTGGACGAATACGCGAGTCTTTTTGTCACCAACCCGATTTTCCTGGACCGGGCGGTGGGCGTGGGCGTCATTCCGGCGGATGTGGCGATTGATCTGGGCTTGACCGGGCCGAACCTCCGCGCTTCGGGAGTGCCGCTCGATCACCGCAAAGCCAATCCGTACTGCGGCTTCGAGACCTACGATTTCAACGTGCCGGTCAGCCAAGCTGGGGACTCGCAGGCCCGTTTCGTGCTGCGGCTAGACGAAATGCGCGAGAGTGCCAAAATCGTGCGCCAAGCTCTCAAGCGCCTCAAGCCCGGCCCGGTCAAAGACCCCAACCGCAAAATCAGCTTGCCGCCGCGTCATGAACTGGAAACCAGCATGGAAGCGGTGATTCACCATTTCAAACTGGTCACCGAAGGTTTCCACCCGCCGATTGGCGAAGTGTATGTGCCGGTGGAAACCGCACGCGGCGAGGTCGGCTATTACATCATTTCCGACGGCGGCTCCATGCCCTACCGTGTCAAGATTCGCGCTCCCAGTTTCGTCAACTTGCAGGCGCTGGAATACGCCTGTGTGGGCGGGCAGTTCGCCGACTTGATTACCATTTTGGCGACGATTGACCCGGTGCTGGGAGACGTGGACCGGTGA
- a CDS encoding NADH-quinone oxidoreductase subunit C → MDALDGKDKVVLSAGGGSVQVDGVSASGDHAPAELKDVVEALMGKLGLIPEDAAEPTGVVEADQLRSAAERLKSAGFMLMDVVGVDYGAYVQPRPQRFSVLYNIYHPYDHRRLFMRVWLRDGESLPSLYPVWKSANYLEREVYDLMGVVFDGHPDLRKVLTPDDLEGHPLRKDFPLEETPTLFRDGRFLDPAAFRAGMTGQSAGLTGWRGSLRKGSTREIEPPVMPEGGPK, encoded by the coding sequence ATGGACGCGCTAGACGGCAAAGACAAAGTCGTGCTGAGCGCGGGCGGCGGCAGCGTGCAGGTAGACGGAGTCAGTGCGTCTGGCGACCACGCGCCTGCAGAACTCAAAGACGTGGTCGAAGCCTTGATGGGCAAGCTGGGCCTGATTCCCGAAGACGCTGCCGAGCCGACTGGCGTGGTGGAGGCTGACCAACTGCGCTCCGCTGCCGAGCGCCTCAAGTCGGCAGGCTTCATGCTGATGGACGTCGTGGGCGTGGACTACGGCGCATATGTGCAGCCGCGCCCGCAGCGTTTCAGCGTGCTGTACAACATCTACCATCCCTACGACCACCGCCGCCTGTTTATGCGCGTTTGGCTGCGCGACGGCGAGTCGTTGCCGAGCTTGTACCCGGTCTGGAAGTCGGCCAATTACCTTGAGCGCGAAGTCTACGACCTGATGGGTGTGGTGTTTGACGGTCATCCTGATCTGCGCAAGGTGCTGACGCCTGATGATTTGGAGGGCCACCCGCTCCGCAAGGATTTCCCGCTGGAGGAGACGCCCACTTTGTTCCGGGACGGCCGCTTCCTCGACCCCGCCGCCTTCCGTGCAGGCATGACCGGCCAAAGTGCGGGCCTGACTGGCTGGCGCGGCAGCCTGCGCAAAGGCAGCACCCGCGAGATCGAGCCGCCGGTGATGCCGGAAGGCGGGCCGAAGTGA
- a CDS encoding NuoB/complex I 20 kDa subunit family protein yields the protein MPLKELFERDWQELESEGILFSSLEKLVAWGRSNSLWPATFGLACCAIEMMSATDGRNDLARFGSEVFRASPRQADVMIVAGRLSKKMAPIMRRVYDQMPDPKWVISMGACASSGGMFNNYAIVQNVDSVVPVDIFVPGCPPRPEALIFAVMQLQKKVRGEAFDQLGNQLPMVDAWTR from the coding sequence ATGCCCCTTAAAGAACTCTTTGAACGCGATTGGCAAGAACTGGAATCTGAAGGCATTCTCTTTTCCAGCTTGGAAAAACTGGTGGCGTGGGGCCGCAGCAACTCGCTTTGGCCCGCCACCTTTGGTCTGGCCTGCTGCGCCATCGAAATGATGAGTGCCACCGACGGGCGTAATGATCTGGCCCGCTTCGGCTCAGAGGTGTTTCGTGCCTCGCCCCGCCAAGCCGACGTGATGATCGTGGCCGGACGCCTCTCCAAGAAAATGGCCCCGATCATGCGCCGCGTCTATGACCAGATGCCCGATCCCAAATGGGTCATCAGCATGGGCGCGTGCGCCAGTTCCGGCGGCATGTTCAACAACTACGCCATCGTGCAAAACGTGGACAGCGTGGTGCCGGTCGACATCTTCGTGCCGGGCTGCCCGCCGAGGCCCGAAGCGCTCATTTTTGCCGTAATGCAACTTCAGAAAAAAGTGCGCGGCGAGGCTTTTGACCAACTCGGCAATCAGCTGCCGATGGTGGACGCATGGACGCGCTAG
- a CDS encoding NADH-quinone oxidoreductase subunit A codes for MLLIAGGIGVLAVVVSILLGPKKPSFSKLMPYESGNDPEGTGRERFPVHFYLVAMLFIVFDIETAFFYPLAVAYQKVGAFAFWEMITFLILVLVGYFYILKKGVLEWN; via the coding sequence ATGCTGCTGATTGCGGGCGGCATCGGCGTGCTGGCGGTGGTCGTCAGCATTTTGCTGGGGCCGAAAAAGCCGAGCTTCAGCAAACTGATGCCGTATGAAAGTGGCAACGACCCCGAAGGCACAGGCCGAGAGCGCTTCCCGGTGCACTTTTACCTCGTCGCTATGCTTTTCATCGTCTTCGACATCGAAACGGCCTTCTTTTATCCGCTGGCAGTGGCCTATCAAAAAGTTGGCGCGTTCGCCTTCTGGGAAATGATCACCTTCCTGATTTTGGTGCTGGTGGGCTACTTCTACATTCTCAAAAAGGGCGTACTGGAATGGAACTGA
- a CDS encoding thiamine ABC transporter substrate-binding protein, which yields MLKHKSTFLSLLLLGSIASAAPITLTVITHDSFDLNKKLIASFEQQNNAKVRFIKGGDAGEMLSRLILTKANPLADVVYGLDNTLAPRAAAAGLLDAYKSPALSKVPAAYRLDAFNLNTVEYGYVAFNYDRAWFGKAGLALPKTLDDLKTLTYAKLTVVASPATSSPGLAFWLASVNHYGQAGAVAWWQAARTNGMKVTRGWSDSYNKEFTRNGGKYPIVLSYASSPAAEVAYAEGYNPKKLPAQSPTGNLLLPGSAFLQLEGVGVLRGTKQPALARKFVDFMLSAAVQADFPTRMWVYPAVEGVPLDPVFQFAQVPEGVKALTSTNTQALVDVWVNQVLRGR from the coding sequence ATGTTGAAACACAAAAGTACATTTCTGAGTTTGCTGCTGCTCGGCAGTATTGCTAGCGCCGCGCCGATCACCCTGACGGTCATCACCCACGACAGCTTTGACCTCAACAAAAAGCTGATCGCCAGCTTCGAGCAGCAGAACAACGCCAAAGTGCGCTTCATCAAGGGCGGTGACGCGGGCGAGATGCTGAGCCGCCTCATTTTGACCAAAGCCAATCCGCTGGCGGACGTGGTGTACGGCTTAGACAACACCCTGGCTCCCCGCGCCGCCGCCGCTGGCCTCCTGGACGCTTACAAAAGCCCGGCGCTGAGCAAAGTGCCCGCCGCTTACCGCCTCGACGCCTTCAACCTGAACACCGTGGAATACGGCTACGTGGCCTTCAACTATGACCGCGCTTGGTTCGGGAAAGCCGGTCTGGCGCTGCCCAAAACATTGGACGACCTCAAGACGCTCACCTACGCCAAGCTGACGGTGGTGGCCTCACCCGCGACCAGCAGTCCGGGCCTCGCCTTTTGGCTGGCGAGTGTCAACCACTACGGCCAAGCCGGAGCGGTGGCGTGGTGGCAGGCGGCCCGCACCAATGGCATGAAGGTCACGCGGGGGTGGAGCGATTCGTACAACAAAGAATTTACCCGCAACGGCGGCAAATATCCGATCGTGCTGAGCTACGCCAGCAGCCCAGCCGCTGAAGTCGCCTACGCCGAAGGCTACAACCCCAAGAAGCTGCCTGCCCAGTCACCCACCGGCAATCTGCTCCTTCCAGGCAGCGCCTTTTTGCAACTGGAAGGCGTCGGCGTATTGAGAGGCACCAAGCAGCCCGCACTGGCCCGCAAGTTCGTAGATTTCATGCTCTCGGCAGCGGTGCAGGCCGACTTCCCGACCCGCATGTGGGTTTATCCGGCGGTGGAAGGCGTCCCACTTGATCCGGTGTTTCAGTTTGCTCAGGTGCCGGAAGGAGTCAAGGCGCTGACGTCCACCAACACGCAGGCGCTGGTGGACGTGTGGGTCAATCAGGTGTTGCGGGGACGCTGA
- a CDS encoding class I SAM-dependent methyltransferase, with protein MGERIVLGAGEQTWEGWAATQQEQLDLTNPSSFERFFGPEQADAFLCEHVWEHLTLQEGRAAARLCWRFLKSGGQLRVAVPDAHFPDADYQRTVQVGGPGPPDHPAADHQIVYDVQLFAEVFAQAGFEVTLLEYHDAEGQFHRQPWSIADGPVYRSALLDHRNADFRGGQGPLAFASIILDARKPA; from the coding sequence GTGGGTGAGCGCATCGTTTTGGGCGCGGGTGAACAGACTTGGGAAGGCTGGGCGGCCACCCAGCAAGAGCAGCTTGACCTGACCAACCCTTCAAGTTTTGAGCGCTTTTTCGGCCCTGAGCAAGCCGACGCTTTTTTATGCGAACACGTCTGGGAACACCTGACTTTGCAGGAGGGCCGCGCCGCCGCCCGCCTGTGCTGGCGCTTTCTCAAATCGGGTGGACAGCTGCGGGTAGCCGTGCCGGACGCTCACTTCCCGGACGCTGACTACCAGCGCACCGTGCAAGTGGGCGGCCCCGGCCCTCCCGACCATCCCGCCGCCGATCACCAGATCGTCTACGACGTTCAGCTGTTCGCTGAGGTATTCGCCCAAGCAGGCTTTGAAGTGACTTTGCTGGAATACCACGATGCCGAAGGTCAGTTTCACCGCCAGCCGTGGAGCATAGCGGATGGGCCGGTTTACCGCTCGGCGCTGCTCGATCACCGCAACGCTGATTTCAGAGGTGGTCAGGGGCCGCTGGCTTTCGCCTCCATCATTTTGGACGCCCGCAAACCTGCCTGA